In the genome of Paracoccus sp. MBLB3053, one region contains:
- a CDS encoding PAS domain-containing protein: MQSQYRPPSWPIDGGIAGELIRQFDWSRTSLGPLEHWPSTLRTMVNSMVNSPIPQVLMWGSDNVMLYNDGYIEIAGSYHPRALGGTVSGIWPEIWDWNRRILEEGFQGKVQSFTEQTLTLHRHGKPEDVIFDLYYTPVYSDDGRQVEGVLCTVLEITEAVEARAELAASRSEMSSLTDALPILVGFMDCDLIFRLANGRYLDVFGVPPEQVIGRHKREIVGEAYFASREPSLQRALAGETVIGDAPVTLPDGTVHTFEVRYIPRRDPKGQVVGLYVLMVDVEDRKRAAEDLRRSNQRFAAAVEAIHGVLWTNSPDGRMEGEQAGWASLTGQSYEEYQGYGWASAVHPDDQIGSVESWQRAVETKSTYTWEHRVRSRDGSWRNFAIRAIPTLDQDGSIREWVGVHTDITEQRAAEAQLVERAIDLERQVRHRKCAEQQLRELNEGLEARVEAEIAERRKAERTLQQAQKMDAIGQLTGGVAHDFNNLLQVVSGNLQLLARDVAGNPGAEQKVANALSGVQRGAKLASQLLAFGRRQALEPRVIHVGKLVTGMDDMLRRTIGEAVEVEVAVSRGLWNTCVDPGQVENVLLNLAINARDAMDGNGRLTIEVGNATLDKVYGTANPEVVPGEYVMLAVSDTGVGMTPDILDKVFEPFFSTKPESRGTGLGLSMVYGFVKQSSGHVSIYSEPGIGTTVKVFLPRSLGEEDHDPQPRTGPVLGGTETILVVEDDEAVRDTVVQLLTELGYHVLTAKDPQAGLSVVESGVPIDVLFTDVVMPGPLTSREMARRSQSLIPGLAVLFTSGYTENSIVHGGRLDEGVELLSKPYSHEALARRLRHVIANARQAAQASGAPRPGPTAAMAEAGTDDEQSGPAPLRILLVEDNFLICADTAMLIEDMGHKVRQANSAKQALTAFEEEGFDLLLTDLGLPDLSGDELARQVLEKHPRLAIVYPTGEGSLPVGSPARAVLLVKPYSENEIREAIDQAMAAARA; encoded by the coding sequence TTGCAAAGCCAGTATAGGCCGCCGTCATGGCCGATCGACGGTGGTATCGCCGGGGAGTTGATCCGGCAGTTCGACTGGTCACGCACTTCGCTCGGTCCGCTGGAGCATTGGCCCAGTACTCTGCGCACCATGGTCAATTCCATGGTGAATTCGCCCATTCCGCAAGTCCTGATGTGGGGCAGTGACAATGTCATGCTCTACAATGACGGCTATATCGAGATCGCCGGCAGCTATCATCCGCGCGCGCTTGGCGGCACTGTCAGCGGCATCTGGCCCGAAATCTGGGACTGGAACCGACGTATCCTTGAAGAAGGCTTTCAGGGGAAGGTCCAGTCCTTCACGGAACAGACCCTGACGCTGCATCGCCACGGCAAGCCCGAAGATGTGATCTTCGATCTCTACTATACACCTGTCTACAGCGATGATGGCAGGCAGGTTGAAGGCGTGCTTTGCACGGTGCTCGAGATTACCGAGGCGGTCGAGGCGCGCGCGGAGCTGGCGGCCAGCCGAAGCGAAATGAGTTCGTTGACCGACGCCTTGCCCATTCTGGTCGGCTTCATGGATTGCGACCTGATCTTCCGGCTCGCCAATGGCCGCTACCTCGATGTCTTCGGAGTGCCGCCCGAGCAGGTGATCGGCCGCCACAAGCGCGAGATCGTGGGCGAGGCATATTTCGCCTCGCGCGAGCCGTCCTTGCAGCGGGCATTGGCCGGCGAAACGGTGATCGGCGATGCGCCCGTGACCTTGCCCGACGGAACCGTGCACACCTTTGAAGTGCGCTACATTCCCCGCCGTGATCCCAAGGGACAGGTCGTGGGACTTTATGTCCTTATGGTCGATGTCGAGGACCGAAAACGCGCGGCCGAGGACCTGCGGCGGAGCAACCAGCGTTTCGCGGCTGCGGTCGAGGCGATCCATGGCGTGCTCTGGACCAATTCGCCCGATGGCCGGATGGAGGGCGAGCAGGCCGGATGGGCATCGCTGACCGGTCAGAGCTATGAAGAATATCAGGGCTACGGCTGGGCCAGCGCGGTTCATCCGGACGATCAGATCGGGTCGGTTGAATCCTGGCAGCGCGCAGTTGAGACAAAGTCGACCTATACATGGGAACATCGGGTTCGCAGCCGGGATGGAAGCTGGCGGAATTTCGCGATCCGGGCCATTCCGACCCTTGATCAGGACGGCAGCATTCGCGAATGGGTCGGTGTCCATACCGATATAACCGAACAGCGCGCCGCCGAGGCCCAACTCGTCGAACGCGCGATCGATCTGGAGCGGCAGGTCCGTCACCGCAAATGTGCCGAACAGCAATTGCGCGAATTGAACGAGGGGCTCGAGGCGCGGGTCGAAGCCGAAATCGCCGAGCGCCGCAAGGCAGAGCGGACCTTGCAACAGGCCCAGAAGATGGATGCGATCGGTCAGCTGACCGGCGGCGTAGCCCATGATTTCAACAATTTGCTTCAGGTTGTTTCAGGAAACCTGCAGCTGCTGGCCCGCGATGTGGCTGGCAATCCCGGAGCCGAGCAGAAGGTCGCGAACGCTCTTTCCGGTGTCCAGCGAGGTGCCAAGCTTGCCAGTCAGTTGCTCGCCTTCGGTCGCCGCCAGGCGCTGGAGCCGCGCGTCATCCATGTCGGCAAGCTTGTGACCGGGATGGATGACATGCTGCGCCGGACGATCGGCGAGGCGGTCGAGGTCGAGGTGGCGGTCAGCAGGGGGCTTTGGAATACCTGCGTCGATCCGGGACAGGTCGAGAACGTATTGCTCAATCTTGCGATCAATGCGCGCGATGCCATGGACGGGAACGGCCGGCTCACGATCGAAGTCGGGAATGCCACGCTCGACAAGGTCTATGGAACCGCCAATCCCGAAGTCGTGCCCGGTGAATATGTGATGCTTGCCGTCAGCGATACCGGTGTCGGGATGACGCCGGATATTCTTGACAAGGTATTCGAGCCGTTTTTCTCGACCAAGCCCGAGAGCCGGGGCACGGGCCTTGGGCTTTCAATGGTCTATGGCTTCGTCAAGCAATCCAGCGGCCATGTCTCGATCTATAGCGAGCCGGGCATTGGAACGACCGTCAAGGTCTTCCTGCCCCGTTCGCTTGGCGAAGAGGATCACGATCCGCAGCCCCGCACAGGCCCGGTCCTTGGTGGCACCGAGACCATTCTCGTGGTCGAGGATGATGAGGCCGTCCGCGATACGGTGGTCCAGCTTCTGACCGAACTCGGCTATCACGTCCTGACTGCCAAGGACCCACAGGCCGGGCTCAGCGTGGTCGAAAGCGGCGTCCCGATCGACGTGCTTTTCACGGATGTCGTCATGCCGGGGCCGCTCACCAGCCGCGAGATGGCGCGCCGGTCGCAAAGCCTGATCCCCGGGCTCGCCGTGCTTTTCACGTCGGGCTATACCGAGAATTCGATCGTGCATGGAGGCCGGCTGGATGAAGGGGTCGAGTTGCTTTCGAAACCCTATTCCCATGAAGCGCTCGCAAGACGGCTGCGCCATGTGATCGCCAATGCGCGCCAGGCGGCGCAGGCATCTGGTGCGCCCCGGCCGGGGCCGACCGCCGCGATGGCCGAAGCCGGGACCGATGACGAACAAAGCGGCCCTGCCCCGCTTCGGATCCTGTTGGTCGAGGACAACTTCCTGATCTGCGCCGATACCGCCATGCTGATCGAGGATATGGGTCACAAGGTGCGCCAGGCCAATTCCGCGAAACAGGCGCTGACAGCCTTCGAGGAGGAAGGTTTCGATCTTCTCCTGACCGATCTTGGCTTGCCGGATCTTTCCGGTGATGAGCTGGCGCGCCAGGTTCTCGAAAAGCATCCCCGTCTTGCGATCGTCTATCCGACCGGC
- a CDS encoding DMT family transporter has translation MSSNFRGAALMVAAMAGFAVEDMLLKSVTDELQVGQILIMFGSFGTILFALLARSRGDRLLHPNLLHPVVGAKALAEICGRLFFTLSLALAPLSTVSALLQATPLVVVAGAAIFFGERVGWRRWTAIATGFVGVLIVLRPGVELSWGALAALAGMLGFALRDLATRGAPKTLSNLVLGVYGFLALVPAGAVLLAVTGGAVWPTSAAFATVGTASVVGVAAYYALTAAMRVGEVAVVTPFRYTRLVFALILASIVFAERPDAMTLLGSAVIVASGIYTLLRSRRETQLTVAQDA, from the coding sequence ATGAGCAGCAATTTTCGGGGCGCGGCACTGATGGTGGCCGCAATGGCAGGCTTTGCGGTCGAAGACATGCTGCTGAAATCCGTCACAGATGAGTTGCAGGTTGGCCAGATCCTCATCATGTTCGGCAGCTTCGGCACCATCCTCTTCGCGCTCCTCGCGCGTTCGCGTGGTGATCGCCTGCTGCATCCAAATCTGCTTCATCCCGTCGTCGGGGCGAAGGCGCTGGCGGAAATCTGCGGACGTCTGTTCTTTACGCTTTCGCTTGCGCTGGCACCGCTTTCCACTGTCTCTGCGTTGCTGCAGGCAACACCGCTGGTGGTCGTGGCAGGGGCGGCCATCTTCTTCGGCGAGCGGGTCGGCTGGCGGCGCTGGACTGCCATCGCCACGGGCTTCGTGGGTGTGCTCATCGTCCTGAGGCCCGGCGTGGAACTGAGCTGGGGGGCACTGGCCGCCCTGGCCGGGATGCTTGGATTTGCGCTGCGTGACCTTGCCACGCGCGGCGCACCAAAAACACTTTCGAACCTGGTGCTGGGCGTCTACGGCTTTCTCGCCCTGGTGCCTGCAGGAGCCGTGCTTCTGGCCGTCACGGGCGGAGCGGTCTGGCCGACGTCCGCCGCATTCGCCACGGTCGGGACGGCTTCCGTCGTCGGCGTTGCCGCCTATTATGCGCTGACGGCAGCCATGCGGGTCGGCGAGGTCGCCGTCGTCACACCCTTCCGCTATACGCGGCTGGTCTTTGCGCTGATCCTTGCCTCGATCGTCTTTGCCGAACGACCGGATGCGATGACGCTTCTTGGTAGCGCCGTGATCGTCGCAAGCGGCATATACACCCTGCTACGTTCACGGCGCGAAACCCAGCTGACGGTTGCGCAGGACGCCTGA
- a CDS encoding glucan biosynthesis protein — translation MRLRKPALYAALAAITLGQPVLPIMSGPARAEQAAGKFAPELGQSQVFSFDELTSRARAIAAEPYVPPNVEQPEVLEKIDYDAHWKIAFRPETTVRVGDVPVQFFHLGTYFRNPVKISVVENGKSREIGYDPAFFDMPEDSPAHELTRGTGFAGFRLMNTDLKTDWISFLGASYFRTSGPQGQYGMSARGLAINSGMTEPEEFPSFTEFYIEKPKSGQADVTIYALMDSPSVAGAYRMDISKGGPGEGQRMEISSRLFFRNAVARLGIAPLTSMYWYSETNRVLGFDWRPEVHDADGLMMVTGNGEQIWRPLMNPPRVVTSSYVTENPQGFGLLQRDRRFENYEDDGVFYEKRASVWIAPKGDWGKGQVQLVEIPTDDEIYDNIVSFWNPEQQPQAGQQMDFDYTLTWMNDAPVPQPLARTVATRIGAGGVPGHPRPKEHLKIAIDFEGPTVSGLGQQDGVEPVVTVPEGVEIVQSYALPVVGTGRWRMIFDIAAEGVETADIRAYLVRDGQPLTETWLGQVHPAQFDRIRPGAGPSGGN, via the coding sequence TTGCGCCTTCGCAAACCCGCACTTTACGCCGCACTGGCTGCCATCACGCTAGGCCAACCGGTTCTGCCGATCATGTCCGGCCCGGCGCGGGCCGAGCAGGCCGCGGGGAAGTTTGCCCCCGAACTGGGGCAGTCGCAGGTCTTCAGTTTTGACGAGTTGACCTCGCGTGCTCGGGCCATCGCTGCCGAGCCCTATGTTCCGCCGAACGTCGAACAGCCCGAAGTTCTGGAAAAGATCGACTACGACGCCCATTGGAAGATCGCCTTCCGCCCCGAGACCACGGTCCGTGTGGGCGACGTGCCGGTCCAGTTCTTCCATCTCGGGACCTATTTCAGGAACCCCGTCAAGATCAGCGTGGTCGAGAACGGGAAATCCCGCGAAATCGGTTATGATCCCGCCTTCTTCGACATGCCCGAGGACAGTCCCGCCCACGAATTGACGCGCGGCACGGGCTTTGCCGGGTTCCGCCTCATGAACACGGATCTGAAGACCGACTGGATCAGCTTCCTCGGGGCTTCGTATTTCCGGACCTCTGGACCGCAGGGGCAATACGGGATGTCGGCGCGCGGGCTTGCGATCAATTCCGGCATGACCGAGCCAGAAGAGTTTCCCAGCTTTACCGAATTCTACATCGAAAAGCCCAAGTCCGGGCAAGCCGATGTCACCATATATGCCCTGATGGACAGCCCCTCGGTTGCCGGGGCCTATCGGATGGACATCAGCAAGGGCGGGCCCGGTGAAGGCCAGCGGATGGAGATTTCGTCGCGCCTGTTCTTCCGCAATGCGGTGGCGCGGCTCGGCATCGCGCCGTTAACCTCGATGTATTGGTATTCGGAAACGAACCGCGTGCTGGGCTTTGACTGGCGCCCGGAAGTGCATGATGCGGACGGGCTGATGATGGTGACCGGGAATGGCGAGCAGATCTGGCGCCCGCTGATGAACCCGCCGCGCGTCGTGACATCGAGCTATGTCACCGAGAATCCGCAGGGCTTCGGCCTTCTGCAGCGTGACCGTCGCTTTGAAAACTACGAGGATGACGGAGTATTCTACGAAAAGCGGGCCTCTGTCTGGATCGCGCCGAAGGGTGACTGGGGCAAGGGCCAGGTCCAGCTGGTCGAGATCCCGACCGATGACGAGATCTATGATAACATCGTTTCGTTCTGGAATCCCGAGCAGCAACCGCAGGCCGGGCAGCAGATGGATTTCGACTATACGCTGACCTGGATGAACGATGCCCCGGTTCCCCAACCGCTGGCGCGCACCGTCGCCACCCGCATCGGAGCGGGCGGCGTTCCCGGCCATCCCCGACCCAAGGAGCATCTGAAGATCGCGATCGACTTTGAAGGCCCGACGGTTTCCGGGCTTGGTCAGCAGGATGGCGTCGAACCTGTCGTGACCGTGCCGGAAGGCGTCGAGATCGTTCAATCCTATGCTCTGCCGGTCGTCGGCACTGGCCGGTGGCGGATGATCTTCGATATCGCGGCAGAAGGTGTCGAGACCGCGGACATCCGCGCCTATCTCGTACGCGATGGCCAGCCCCTGACCGAGACCTGGCTGGGCCAGGTCCATCCGGCGCAGTTCGACCGTATCCGGCCCGGAGCCGGCCCTTCGGGCGGGAACTGA
- a CDS encoding four-carbon acid sugar kinase family protein, producing the protein MTYVFVADDFTGASDTLATLARAGFRARLFRDLPDPSEINGLDAWGIATNARSLGSADITALAARIGRGLAGYAPDFVHVKVCSTFDSSAGTGNIAAFALGLSASLGIGKVAVIGGQPSLGRYAVFGTLFAQGPDGAVHRIDRHPVMSCHPVTPMDEADLIRHFTRIGLAGLARIDRGARLRAPFPRFYDIFDQDDVIAAGGALLAEEGPVLVIGPSSVAEAWIANRPPAAISGRNDLRGDGPVFAFAGSRSPGTTAQIAAARDMTRLPVAPADILPGVPARDLALGWVRERLSRGQDCLVYLTADVAGVSPACIADASAEFVRDSLRDVAVAGLIVAGGDTSSAVVGHLAPDCLDYAADICPGVPILIGRLAEDYLPLALKGGQMGGDDFFDRAVRCLKGQESSPPA; encoded by the coding sequence ATGACATATGTCTTCGTTGCGGATGATTTCACGGGGGCCTCGGATACATTGGCGACCCTGGCGCGAGCGGGGTTTCGCGCGCGGCTTTTCCGAGACCTTCCCGACCCCTCGGAAATCAATGGGCTGGACGCCTGGGGCATCGCCACCAATGCGCGCTCTCTCGGCTCTGCCGACATTACGGCGCTGGCGGCAAGAATCGGCCGGGGGCTCGCTGGCTATGCGCCCGATTTCGTGCATGTGAAGGTTTGCTCTACCTTCGACAGCAGCGCAGGAACCGGTAATATTGCCGCATTTGCACTCGGGCTGTCGGCCTCGCTCGGCATCGGGAAAGTCGCGGTCATCGGGGGGCAGCCGTCGCTTGGACGATATGCCGTCTTCGGCACGCTCTTCGCGCAGGGGCCGGATGGTGCCGTTCACCGGATTGACCGGCATCCCGTGATGTCCTGCCACCCCGTGACGCCCATGGATGAGGCGGATCTGATCCGCCATTTCACGCGGATCGGACTTGCGGGTCTTGCGCGTATCGATCGTGGTGCGCGGCTCCGTGCACCCTTTCCGCGTTTTTACGATATCTTCGACCAGGATGACGTCATCGCTGCCGGCGGAGCGCTGTTGGCCGAAGAAGGGCCGGTTCTGGTGATCGGTCCCTCCTCGGTCGCCGAGGCGTGGATCGCAAACCGGCCGCCAGCCGCGATATCGGGCAGGAACGATCTGCGCGGAGACGGTCCCGTATTCGCCTTTGCCGGCAGCCGCTCGCCCGGCACGACCGCCCAGATCGCGGCAGCGCGCGACATGACCCGCCTGCCAGTCGCGCCAGCGGACATCCTGCCGGGTGTTCCGGCACGGGATCTCGCGCTAGGCTGGGTCCGGGAACGCTTGTCGCGCGGTCAGGATTGTCTTGTTTATCTGACGGCCGATGTTGCCGGGGTGAGCCCGGCATGCATTGCCGATGCCAGCGCCGAATTCGTCCGGGATTCGCTGCGGGACGTGGCGGTTGCGGGTCTGATCGTGGCTGGAGGTGATACGTCGAGCGCGGTAGTCGGACACCTCGCGCCCGATTGTTTGGACTATGCCGCGGATATCTGCCCGGGCGTGCCTATCCTGATCGGAAGGCTCGCCGAGGATTATCTGCCCCTTGCCCTGAAAGGCGGACAGATGGGCGGAGATGATTTCTTCGACAGGGCGGTTCGCTGCCTCAAGGGGCAGGAAAGCTCCCCACCGGCCTGA
- a CDS encoding RuBisCO large subunit C-terminal-like domain-containing protein gives MIRTTYHVETPCPIADVAAMMAGEQSAGTFVRVEGETDELRARFGARVISTEQIGQSEKPSLRSAWAERKGLTGPRGIFRVVIDYPEENVGVNLPTLASVVAGNLYDLGEVSGLKLIDVSLRPDYRARYEMPAQGIAGTRASIGVDGRPIFGTIIKPNIGLSPEEIADLVERLCDAGADFIKDDEIAGTHPHAPVDARIRAVMERLRRHRDRTGKLVMMAFNITDETDAMRRHADLIEVEGGSCAMVSLNWCGLSAVQSLRRHTQLAIHGHRNGYGGMGRHPLLGMGVRAYQALYRLAGIDHMHVHGMGGKFSDLDDDVTDAARQCLERMSDADDRVMPVFSSGQWAGTLPHTLRKVGSDDLMFLCGGGIMAHPLGPSAGLASLQQAHAAMRAGTSLADHAKTHPELAAALERFGHVG, from the coding sequence ATGATCCGCACAACCTATCATGTCGAAACCCCCTGCCCGATTGCCGATGTCGCGGCGATGATGGCGGGCGAGCAAAGCGCCGGAACCTTCGTTCGTGTCGAAGGCGAGACTGATGAACTGCGTGCGCGCTTCGGGGCGCGGGTCATTTCGACCGAGCAGATCGGCCAATCCGAGAAGCCGTCCCTGCGCAGCGCCTGGGCCGAGCGCAAGGGCCTGACCGGCCCGCGCGGCATCTTCCGGGTGGTGATCGACTACCCCGAGGAAAACGTTGGCGTGAACCTGCCCACTCTGGCATCGGTCGTGGCAGGCAATCTCTATGATCTGGGCGAGGTGTCGGGGCTGAAGCTGATCGATGTGTCGCTGCGACCGGATTATCGCGCGCGCTACGAAATGCCTGCTCAGGGTATCGCGGGCACCCGTGCGTCGATCGGGGTCGATGGTCGGCCCATTTTCGGCACGATCATCAAGCCGAATATCGGCCTTTCCCCCGAGGAAATTGCGGATCTGGTCGAGCGGCTTTGCGATGCCGGGGCGGATTTCATCAAGGATGATGAAATTGCTGGAACCCATCCCCATGCGCCGGTCGACGCCCGGATCAGAGCCGTGATGGAGCGCCTGCGCCGCCATCGCGACCGTACCGGCAAGCTCGTGATGATGGCTTTCAACATCACCGACGAAACCGACGCGATGCGTCGCCACGCCGACCTGATCGAAGTCGAAGGAGGAAGTTGCGCGATGGTTTCGCTGAACTGGTGCGGTCTTTCGGCGGTCCAGTCCCTTCGGCGGCATACGCAACTGGCGATCCACGGGCATCGGAATGGATATGGTGGCATGGGTCGGCATCCGCTGCTGGGCATGGGCGTCCGCGCCTATCAGGCACTATACCGTCTGGCGGGAATCGACCACATGCATGTCCATGGGATGGGCGGCAAGTTCTCGGACCTCGATGACGACGTGACCGATGCAGCGCGGCAATGTCTTGAGCGGATGAGCGATGCAGACGACCGGGTGATGCCCGTCTTTTCGTCGGGGCAGTGGGCGGGCACGCTGCCGCACACATTGCGCAAGGTCGGCTCGGACGACCTGATGTTCCTGTGTGGCGGCGGCATCATGGCCCATCCCCTTGGACCTTCGGCCGGTCTGGCGAGCCTCCAGCAGGCCCACGCCGCGATGCGCGCGGGGACATCGCTGGCAGATCATGCCAAAACCCATCCCGAGCTGGCAGCTGCGCTTGAGCGTTTCGGTCATGTCGGCTGA
- a CDS encoding VOC family protein, producing the protein MSRFLGPIRQLGFVVPDIEEAMDHWTRVMGVGPFYYNPRVPIEDYLHDGERHEPENSVALANAGYVQVELIQCRNDVPSMYKEFRDAGNWGLQHTAYWTQDYDRDLRRMEDEGFRVRMSGRVGIDGRFAYFDRETHPGTVIELSEVKGPKGRLFDLIREASQDWDGSNPVRPFPDLATL; encoded by the coding sequence ATGAGCCGTTTTCTAGGCCCGATCCGCCAGCTTGGCTTCGTTGTTCCCGATATCGAGGAAGCGATGGATCATTGGACCCGTGTGATGGGTGTTGGCCCCTTCTATTACAATCCCCGCGTCCCGATCGAGGATTATCTGCATGACGGTGAGCGCCACGAACCCGAAAACTCGGTCGCGCTTGCCAATGCAGGTTATGTGCAGGTCGAACTGATCCAGTGCCGAAACGACGTGCCGTCGATGTACAAGGAATTCCGCGACGCGGGGAACTGGGGCCTTCAGCATACCGCCTATTGGACGCAGGACTATGACCGCGACCTTCGTCGCATGGAGGACGAGGGCTTTCGCGTTCGCATGTCCGGCAGGGTCGGCATCGACGGCCGCTTCGCCTATTTCGACCGCGAGACCCATCCCGGAACGGTGATCGAGCTGTCCGAGGTCAAGGGCCCCAAGGGGCGGCTGTTCGATCTGATCCGCGAGGCATCACAGGACTGGGATGGCAGCAACCCGGTCCGTCCCTTCCCCGATCTTGCGACGCTCTGA
- a CDS encoding TRAP transporter large permease, which translates to MTLSLLLFFVGLLVIGAPIAVCLGLSAAATILIYHLPAGVLLQRAVNSIDSGPLLAVPMFIMAASLLTATGVTSYMFDLVRMIVGRVRGGMAHVNVLLSLIFSGMSGAALADIGALGGMQVREMVGQGYSRRFAAGLTIAAATIGPIFPPSIPLIIFATASEVSAVKLLLAGIVPALLIAGMLMGYIMLAARRQGLPRDDVSPSLPAFLRLAVVSFPALLTPVLLIGGLLSGVFGPTEAAGLTVAYAILIGVFVYRRLRFSTLVASARETVLATANILFVVAAASVFAWVLTMDQVPARASAWMLSVSDNPLVLLLILNVVLLVAGMVLEGIAAILIIAPIVTPALIQAGAPAEQIGIVMVLNLMLGLLTPPVGMSLYMMSIAARMPFSEVVRGVAPFFVPLFTALALVTLFPGLTAWLPNFLME; encoded by the coding sequence GTGACGCTCTCACTGCTTCTGTTCTTTGTGGGTCTGCTTGTCATCGGCGCCCCGATTGCGGTTTGCCTGGGCTTGTCGGCCGCGGCGACGATCCTGATCTATCACTTGCCCGCCGGAGTGTTGCTGCAGCGCGCGGTCAACTCGATCGACAGCGGCCCGCTGCTTGCCGTGCCCATGTTCATCATGGCCGCCAGCCTGCTCACGGCGACCGGCGTCACCAGTTACATGTTCGATCTGGTCCGCATGATCGTCGGGCGTGTGCGGGGCGGCATGGCGCATGTGAACGTTCTGCTTTCGCTGATTTTTTCTGGGATGTCAGGTGCGGCGCTTGCCGATATCGGTGCCCTGGGTGGCATGCAGGTGCGCGAGATGGTCGGCCAGGGCTATTCGCGCCGCTTCGCGGCCGGGCTCACGATCGCGGCTGCGACCATCGGGCCGATTTTCCCGCCCTCGATACCTCTGATCATCTTTGCAACCGCGTCCGAGGTTTCCGCCGTCAAACTTCTGCTTGCCGGGATCGTGCCGGCCCTGCTGATCGCGGGCATGCTGATGGGTTACATCATGCTTGCCGCGCGACGGCAGGGGCTGCCGCGTGATGATGTTTCGCCCAGCCTTCCTGCCTTCCTGCGGCTGGCTGTGGTCTCGTTCCCGGCACTGCTGACGCCGGTTCTGCTGATCGGCGGCTTGTTGTCTGGCGTATTCGGTCCCACCGAGGCAGCCGGACTGACGGTGGCCTATGCGATCCTTATCGGGGTATTTGTCTATCGCAGGCTGCGTTTCTCGACGCTGGTCGCCTCGGCGCGCGAAACGGTGCTTGCGACGGCCAACATTCTTTTTGTCGTCGCGGCCGCCTCTGTCTTTGCCTGGGTTCTGACCATGGACCAGGTTCCGGCGCGGGCCAGCGCATGGATGCTGAGCGTTTCGGACAATCCGCTCGTGCTGCTGCTGATCCTTAATGTCGTGCTGCTTGTGGCCGGCATGGTGCTTGAAGGCATCGCGGCCATCCTGATCATTGCCCCGATCGTTACGCCCGCCCTGATCCAGGCCGGCGCCCCGGCCGAGCAGATCGGCATTGTCATGGTCCTGAACCTGATGCTCGGGCTGCTGACGCCACCGGTCGGGATGAGCCTTTACATGATGTCGATTGCTGCTCGGATGCCCTTCTCGGAAGTCGTGCGCGGGGTGGCCCCGTTCTTCGTTCCGCTTTTCACCGCGCTTGCGCTGGTCACCCTGTTTCCCGGTCTGACCGCCTGGCTGCCCAATTTCCTGATGGAGTAA
- a CDS encoding TRAP transporter small permease codes for MSDHLSLTKPASVHRVLDMLSHALLMLTTGLMLLILALLVAQVAARNIWQVGLPRAEEISRLAGVLAVYLTAPVLALRGQHVAVDVFTGIMPRLPKLICRILAELSTLAFSVLSVWGGWLYLQRAWKFKTPALGLQNIWLFTPVMIALALLAVISVWRLVEILRGEETAK; via the coding sequence ATGAGCGATCATCTGTCATTGACCAAGCCAGCATCCGTTCACCGGGTGCTGGACATGCTTTCGCATGCATTGCTGATGCTGACGACGGGGCTGATGCTGCTGATCCTGGCCTTGCTCGTGGCCCAGGTCGCCGCGCGCAACATCTGGCAAGTCGGCCTGCCCCGCGCCGAAGAAATCTCGCGCCTCGCGGGCGTGCTTGCGGTCTATCTGACCGCGCCCGTCTTGGCGCTCAGGGGGCAGCATGTCGCGGTGGATGTCTTCACCGGCATCATGCCGCGCCTGCCGAAACTGATCTGCCGCATCCTTGCCGAACTGTCGACGCTGGCCTTTTCGGTGCTGTCGGTCTGGGGCGGCTGGCTTTACCTGCAGCGCGCCTGGAAGTTCAAGACGCCGGCGCTGGGGTTGCAGAACATCTGGCTTTTCACGCCGGTCATGATCGCCCTCGCGCTGCTTGCCGTCATTTCGGTCTGGAGATTGGTCGAAATCTTGCGGGGGGAGGAAACCGCGAAGTGA